The nucleotide window CTGCACCTGGGCGTGACCGAAGCCGGCGAAGCCGAAGACGGCCGCATCAAGTCGGCCGTGGGAATCGGCACCCTGCTCGAAGATGGCCTCGGCGACACCGTGCGCGTTTCGCTCACCGAAGCTCCCGAAGCCGAAGCCCCCGTAGCCCGCGCCCTGATTGACCGATACACGAACCGCGCGGCCGAAGCCAAGCCGATTCGCCCGTTGGGCGAGGAATTAGGAATTAGTAATGAGCAATTAGTAATTGAAAACGAGGCCACTGCTGCCATGCCTGCCCCTGCGTTTGCCAATTCTTCATTACTAATTACTAATTCCTCATTACCGATAGACCCTTTCCAGTACCACCGCCGCCCTACGCGCGAGGTGCTGAACCTGGGCGGGCAGAATGTGCCCCGGGTGATGGTGGACCTCTCGGCCCTGGATGCGGTGGAGTATGCTGACCTGCGCGCTGTGGGCCATTTGTACTCCGCGTTTCTGGACAAGTTTCAGATGAATGACCTCGGCGCCGACTACGTGTACTCGGGCCAGCGCCCGGTGCCGTTTATGCTGCCCAACGGCCTCAAGGAAGTGGTGGATTACAGCGCCTGGCTTGATGCCGGTCAGCGCCCCGACCATTACCCGGTACTGACCCATACTGAATACGCTGCCCCTGGTGCCCGCCACCCCGAGCTGAACTTTGTGTTCCAGCACCTCGACTCGCTCACGCCCGCCTCCCTGGGGCAGCTGCGCGCCGACGCTACGGCCGTCATTATTCTCTACACCGACAACGCCCACGCTATGCCCGAAATCCGCCGGGCGTTTTTCGAGCTGATGAATAATGGCGTGACCAATCCGGTCATCATCAACCGCCAGTACCCCGCGCTGACGCCCGAGCAAACCCAGCTCTACGCCGCCACCGACGTGGGCGGCCTGCTGCTCGACGGCCTCGGCGACGGGGTAGTACTGAGCACCGAGCTGCTGCCCGCCCGCCCGAAACAGGAGTGGCTCACGACGCTGGATCAGCTCAACCAGCTTTCCTTTGGTATTCTGCAGGCGGCGCGCACGCGCATGAGCAAGACCGAGTACATCAGTTGCCCGAGCTGCGGCCGCACCCTGTTCGACCTGCAGGAAACCACCGCCATGATCCGCAAGCGCACCGACCATCTGAAGGGCGTGAAAATCGGCATTATGGGCTGCATCGTGAACGGCCCCGGCGAAATGGCCGACGCCGACTACGGCTACGTGGGCGTGGGCAAAGGCAAAATTGCCCTCTACCGTGGCCAGGAAGTCATTAAGAAAGCCGTGCCCGAAGCCCAGGCCGTAGATCAGCTGATTGACCTCATGCGCGAGGACGGCCGCTGGATTGAGCCGGTACTGCTGGAGGAGCCGGTGGCGGGGTAGAGCAGAAGTGTAAACGGTAGATCCAAGTACTTCTACTTTGTCCTAGGAGGTTAGATATGCTGGATTTCTACTTTATTCAGGACAGCCAAAATCCATCTAGCAAAGACCTCTTCTTACAGTATGGTGGTGGAATAAAGGATGAATTATTCTATCAGCTACAGGCTGAAGGAATCATTGAACCGTGGTTTGATTACTACGGCAAGTTTCGCTGGGGTAGTGAAATTGTGGCGGGCATGCTGCTGAAGCTAAAACGACAGCCTCAAGCAGCTTCCTTACCTGAAGAACGTGAGGCTTTTATGGCAATTCTGCAAAAGGCTGTTCAGGAAGGATGCGGACTTATGGGATATGGTGACTGAGTTCACGTCTCTAGTAGAACGAGGAGAAAGAGCTCAGAATGCATTTGATTAAAATGGGCTGTATCCTTGGGCAATTCTCTTATAATTCAATTTCAGTATCAGAGTATACGATTAATGCCTACGAGGCTGCGGTCTATACGAATTTTAAGCTCGGATAATGTCTAACGCTTCTCGGTTTTCCTTGCCGGCGGTACCATCCGTGTTGTTTGCCATTATCAGTGTACAGGCAGGGGCTGCCTTGGCTAAGGGCTTGTTTCCGCTGCTGGGGGCGGCCGGTACCACGAGCCTCCGCATTGGTCTGTCGGCCCTGGTGCTGCTGGCGGTGGTACGGCCGCGGCTGGGGCAGCTGCAGGCTGCGCAGTGGCGGGCCGTGGTGCCCTACGGCCTGGCGTTGGGGCTCATGAATTTCCTCTTCTACTGCTCACTGGCGCGCATACCGCTCGGTCTGGCCGTAACGTTGGAGTTTATCGGCCCGCTGGCTCTGGCCCTAAGCGGCTCCCGGCGCTGGTTGGATGCGGTTTGGGTGGCCTTGGCGGGCCTGGGCATTGCTCTTATCACGCCGTGGAGTGGTCAGGGTATCGACCTCATCGGCATGGCTTACGCCCTGGCTGCGGGAGCTTGCTGGGCTATTTACATCGTACTGGGACAACGCACTGCCGCCGTACTACCCGGTTCGGTAGCCGTTGCCGTGGGTATGCTCTTTGCGGTGCTGCCTGTGCTGCCATTTGCCGTAGCGAGCGGCAGCTTATTGCATCTGACGCCGCAACTCTTGCTGCAGGGCGCTGGGTTGGCGCTATTTTCCAGCATTCTGCCTTTCACCCTGGAAATGCGGGCCCTCAAGTCCCTTCCGACGCGCACCTTCAGCATTCTGATGAGCCTGGAGCCGGTAGCGGCGGCCGTTTCGGGGTGGCTGCTGCTGAGCGAGCAGCTGTCGGGGTGGCAGTGGCTGGCGGTGGGCTTCATCGTGCTGGCCAGCGTAGGGGCTACGCTCACTAGCCAGCGCCCCGTACCGGCGCTGCATGGCGAGTAGGGCGCGGAACTTTACCAGCCTAAGCCGCTCGTTAAAAAACATCCGCCTCGCTCGTTCGTCTGCCCTGCCATGAAACTACGCGTAATCCTGACCGGAGCCACGGGCATGGTGGGAGAGGGTGTGCTGCTGGAATGCCTGAACAGCCCACAGGTAGAGCAGGTGCTCAGCATCAGCCGGGGGGCCAGCGGCCGGATCCACCCCAAG belongs to Hymenobacter sp. J193 and includes:
- the ispG gene encoding (E)-4-hydroxy-3-methylbut-2-enyl-diphosphate synthase codes for the protein MNKTYCPSLTEYKRRLSREVKIGDLPMGGLNPIRVQSMTTVDTMDTLGSVEQTLRMVEAGCEYVRITAPSVKEAQNLLEIRKELRKRGCNVPLIADIHFTPNAAELAARIVEKVRVNPGNYADKKKFDVIDYTDASYAAEVERIRERFRPLVQICKQYGTAMRIGTNHGSLSDRILSRYGDTPLGMVESALEFLRLCEEENYYDVVLSMKASNTQVMVQAYRLLVQKLDEEGLQPYPLHLGVTEAGEAEDGRIKSAVGIGTLLEDGLGDTVRVSLTEAPEAEAPVARALIDRYTNRAAEAKPIRPLGEELGISNEQLVIENEATAAMPAPAFANSSLLITNSSLPIDPFQYHRRPTREVLNLGGQNVPRVMVDLSALDAVEYADLRAVGHLYSAFLDKFQMNDLGADYVYSGQRPVPFMLPNGLKEVVDYSAWLDAGQRPDHYPVLTHTEYAAPGARHPELNFVFQHLDSLTPASLGQLRADATAVIILYTDNAHAMPEIRRAFFELMNNGVTNPVIINRQYPALTPEQTQLYAATDVGGLLLDGLGDGVVLSTELLPARPKQEWLTTLDQLNQLSFGILQAARTRMSKTEYISCPSCGRTLFDLQETTAMIRKRTDHLKGVKIGIMGCIVNGPGEMADADYGYVGVGKGKIALYRGQEVIKKAVPEAQAVDQLIDLMREDGRWIEPVLLEEPVAG
- a CDS encoding DMT family transporter — protein: MSNASRFSLPAVPSVLFAIISVQAGAALAKGLFPLLGAAGTTSLRIGLSALVLLAVVRPRLGQLQAAQWRAVVPYGLALGLMNFLFYCSLARIPLGLAVTLEFIGPLALALSGSRRWLDAVWVALAGLGIALITPWSGQGIDLIGMAYALAAGACWAIYIVLGQRTAAVLPGSVAVAVGMLFAVLPVLPFAVASGSLLHLTPQLLLQGAGLALFSSILPFTLEMRALKSLPTRTFSILMSLEPVAAAVSGWLLLSEQLSGWQWLAVGFIVLASVGATLTSQRPVPALHGE